The sequence taGGATAATCCCCTAATAATGATAACTTTCCCTATTCCTCTTTTCTAAAGTCCTAACTAACCCTTAGGACTTCTATCCTAGCAAATTCTACACTCTTACTCTCACTGCTATGCGGCAGTAATACTCTTCATTTTGTCCCCTGATGACCTTTGGAAGCTACCTTCATCAGGTCAGATAGTCCCATGCATCCTTCccaaatgtatgtatttatttcctccctctccccaaactAGGCATTTGAGGTCAGGAATAGGGAAGcagaaaagaatggggaaagagaTAGTGTCAGTATCAAGAGTCTAACTTACCATCATCATGGCCTCTGTGTTCCTCGGCTGTGAGTCTCCACTGAGCAAGGGCCCCAAGTGCCCCCAGGGCAGGCCAGGCACCCAGCAGGGCCCAACTGTACCAGCAGAGGGGGGGCAGGGCAGGCAACGCCTGAAGCCGCTGACCCAGACGCCCACCTAGTGCCAGCCCTTCCAGGAAGTAGTCAGCACAGCCCACCAGTACAGCCGCTCCCAGGAGGGCTGTGCCTAACACGGTGAAAGGTCGGGGCCAGCGGAGGGTAAGCAGGGCACCTAGAAGTGCCAGTCCCACCAGGCCCCCTGTTGGCACCCAAGCTGAGGGTGGTTGGTAGATGGGCTCAGTGCCCAGGAGGGCACCTGCCCCTAGGGTCAGGCCCAGCAGGAGGCCTGTCAGGAAAAGCCCCACGCTTCGGACCAGCATGGTGACCAGCCCACAGAGGAGGCCAATGCCCAGCGCGATGCCCGCGCTCACCTCCAGGCTCAATTGTGTCTCCAGCACTCGCTCCTTGTGGCACAACAAGAAGATTACCAAGGCTCCAGAGAGCAGCCCGGACAGGAACATCACTGCCTTGAAGCATCGGTAGCCTGGGGGGACACCAGATATAAGGGCGGGAGCCAAGGGGTTGGGCACTAGGAGCTTGAGCCAAGGCAGGGAGAAGCCAGAGAAGGATAACATCAGGAAGGAATGGGAAGTACGGCAGGGACAGGTGCTGCAAGCAGGAGGCAATGTGCAAAACTTGGAGGCATGGGGTGGGAGGCAGAAGAGAGTATTGACAGACTCAGGAACTAGgtagaaaaggcaaataatggGATGGAAGCCTTGCTGAGGGGAGTGGGCATAAAGGGTGAATAAAGAGGGCACTCTTCCTTAGAAGACAGAGAATTCAGTTTAGTGGGGAACAGTGATAAGCAAAGAGAGGATGCTGTGCAGATGGACAACAGCCAGAAGGACGGGAAATATTGGGAAAGGCAGAAGAAAGCTGTTAGTGAAGCAGAaaagtggagaagagaagatgtTATGAGTTGTGATTACTATATTAGTGTCATACATTAGTGTGGTACTGAAAGAGAAAGATATCAATGTTGAGAGGCCAGCAGATTGTGGCAGCTCCCGCCCAGGATGTagctttgtctttgtctctattttccTCACCAAAGCAGCAGTAGATGACTCCAAAGAAACAGCAGAGAGCACAGGCCAGCGCAGGACCCAGCTCGGGGTTGTCTTGAGGCTCTAAGACACATTGTGGTTCTGGAGGCTCTGGGAGTTGCTGATTAAAGAGTCTGGGGTCTGAAGTCACAGTCAAGGAGGGTGGAGCTTGATCCATGGCCAAGGTGATCAGCTCTTCTCTTTATTCACAAAAGTTTGAGGGGGTTGGGCAACCTGTAAGGAGAAGCAGGATCTGCTCAGAGAAACCCTTGAGTGGCCTTCTTGGCAACTCAGAGGGCCCTGAGGGATGTCTCGATAGTTTAACTCTTCAACCCAGTTATCTGGAATGGGGATGCCCATCTTTGCTGGGATGGAGACGCCTAAATCTGCTGGGAATATTCTAATGAATAGAGTGAAAAATATCATGAGTAGGCAGTGTGGTATAAATTAGCATTAGATTTGGAATCGGAGATTCTGGATTTGAATTGTTTTGCAACAGTGAAACAAAATCCTGTGGTAACCTTGATCACAACTTCTGTGAGATTTAGTAAACTCATATGTAAATTGATGGGAATGAACTGGATCTTATGGTCCTATTAAGCAAGCTCTGGATAATTTGGGAGGGATTGATGGATGTTGGGATAAAATTGGACTTCAGGTCTTTcttggggatggggtgggatgGAAACAGGAATTCAAGGGTCAGGAATGCTGGTTGtagaggagttttttttttttttttgttttttgtttttttttaattagctttgATTAGGGCTTCCAGAAGCAAGTTCTGGAAGAAAGATCCAATCTGTGCTAAACCCCTAACTCTGCACAGTATAAAAAGGTTGGAGGTTAATGGAGgaagagtaaagaaaaatgattcaTGGTGGTGATGGGGGGAGGTCCTAAGCATCTCCACAGCAgctgaataaagagaaaaaagttaataaaggaaaaaaagtgatgacagagagggggagagagaggggggtggggaggagggagggaggaagggagagagggaggagagggagagggagagagaggagggacacacacacacacacacacacacacacacacacactctggagacccagagaaagaaacaaggacATAGAAAGTCTGACTGCAGGAGAACTACAGACCTTACAGCTTTTTGGAGCCTTGTCTAGGATCAGATCCTGGGAGAGAGTTGTTGGAGAGAACAGTGCCGTTGCTCTAAGATCCCTCTTCCTTCTTGTTCCTGTCTGAATGGGCACTCTGCCCACTGGCACTCCATGTCTTAGCATAAATCCCCTTTGACCAACTCAGGATGGCATTCTTCCCGTTCTCCCCCCTTTGCCAGTACATTGTACAAGTTGATAGAACTAACGAGTGCCTTGAATAGGGAGAGTTTAGAACGGGTTTGCATCTGGGGGCGCTGGGTCTGGGAAGAATGTATTCCTTCCTTGCATTTGGTTGTCCAAGTTCTCAGCCAGCTGCAGAAATCGGAGCCTCCATCTCCTGacttcccaccccatcccccttCTGATGTCTGGGGCTTCCATCCTAGGACAGGATGGGAAGTGGGGCAGCAATTACTCACCACCCTGCTTGGACCTGGGGACACTTTCCTAGACTCCCAGTGGCATCTCGGCTCGGGGGACGACCATGGGTGGTGGACGGTGGGGGAAGGAGTTCCTTTGGTAGCATTCAAAACTCTTGCTAACAGTGCAGTCCAAGCCCAGGGAACTCAATGCAAccagctggggggaggggggagggaggaaggaaactgGGAACTGcggtgggggagggggatggaGTGCGTGTAAGGGGGGGTGACATCACGGGGCGGGCCCAGCCAACCCCACCTCCGGGGGGGGGGGCGTAAAACAGGGAGCTCGCTCCGCTAGCTGGCGTCTGGAGACCCGAAAACTTGTGCGGGAAGTATTTGGAGAGGAGGGCAAGTCGACGCTCTTGGGCAAGGGACTCCACACACTCTGAGGGCTACTCCTTTGCTTCCGCACCCCCCGAACTCTCCACCGGGGTCCCAGCGCCCCCCAACTCCGGTTTGGTTCCTTCCACTTCCCAGAGAATTGGAGTATTGTCTCCTGGAGAAAAGGGGTCGGCCTCCTGGACCCCGGGCAGTAGTCAAGGGTTCGGGGCGCCGACAGGGAGTGAGGCGGAGACTGGGGTATCTGGAAGCTCTTGGGAGAAAGACTCAGACTGGGGAAGGAAATTTCGTTAGGGGGAGAAGGGCGGGAGGTCTTCCTTTCCGCGGGGTCCAGAGGGTCTCAGCCTCCGGGTCAGACTCGCACTTATGCAAACCAGATGCAAAGCCGGGCTTCCCAGCCTCCGGGGTCCCCAGCCTCCGGGGTCCCCAGCCTCCGGGGTCCCCAGCCTCCGGGGTCCCCAGCCTCCGGGGTCCCCAGCCTCCAGGCTTCCCAGCCTCCGGGGTCCCCAGCCTCCGGGGTCCCCAGCCTCCGGGCTCGCGCGCTGACCTCCCGCAGCCGCTCCGCGCGTCCTCTGGCCTTCCGACCCCTGCCTTCTCGTCGGGAGGGAACCGGGGCGGACGGTGGCGGCCAGAGCCGGAGCGGGAGCCGGGGCCACGCTGGGCAGCCCAGCTCGACTCGCAGCTCTCCCCCGCCCCATCACACCGGCCCGGCCTGGGCAGGCGCTGGGGAGAGCTGCGGGGGAGGGAGGCCGGCAGAGGGTGGGCCGGGGGTAGCCTCCTCTCCGCCCGGTCTCCGTGGGACACAAAGAAGCCAGCTTCTCCCAGGCTGCGGCCTGGGGGCGGGGAATGGGAGAAAATGAGCAGGGCGGGATTCCCCTCCTCCTGATCccgaggggaaactgaggcaggggggCGGGGCTCTGGCTGAGCCTTTCAGTCTCTTCGGAGATTCGGAAATCGCAGCTCTCCCGTTCCACAGTTGCCTGTAGCGCCCGCCCCCTTCCCCCCCTACCTTCCAGGGCCGTACTGCGCTCTAAATTCCAGATTGCAGCTCGGGCGGACACGGGCCCTTTAAGGGGTGGGGCTTCTTGCCGGCACGAACTGCCTCTCGCTGGATCGGACTCGCGCGTGCCCCAGACCAACCGCTGTTGCTCCTCCCTTCCCTGCCGACCCCGGAAGTGAAAGTCTGCGGAGGTCGGCAGCAGCGGGGACGGAAGGCGGAAGCGGAGCGTGAGCGGGAGGCCGAGCCGGGGGAGCGGCTCTCGTAGCTCCCCCGGGCTCCGGACCTCGCAGGAAGGAGGGCGTTACCGCCGCTGCCTGGTTTGTCTCTCTTCGCTTTAACCCCCGCGTCAGACCCAGCCTCGGGTCCGGGGGCGCCTTCCTCCAACCCCTCGGGCCCCGCCCcacccctcccttctcttcccgcGGCTCCCctgtctcctctccctctcccgtTAGGAGCGCTTCCCCTTGGCGGATTTCTCTCCTTCCGCGCGGTGTGAGGCTCTGCTCCCCCGGTTTGCCGGAGGGCTTCGTGATGGGGGACGGAGGAGACGCTCGCGGCTCCTGCTCTTTGAGCCGGGAGCAGGGAGAAGCTTCCCAATTTGACGCCTCCCTTTTGTTGCAGGCACCTGAAGTCATCATGATGGCTGTGACCTAAATTCCTTCAGGAAGCCCCGGGGTCATGGCCCAGCAGCACCCCGGGGAAAGGAAGTTATACAGGGCACCCCACAGTGGCTCTTCAGTTTGGACTTCAGGGCCCACTGTGGGCCCCGACAAACTTTCATTCTCAGGATTTGGGGGCTCGGTGGAGGCTGCACCCAATGGTACCTATTGCCTTACAAGACATCCTCGTGACACAAATTCG comes from Sarcophilus harrisii chromosome 5, mSarHar1.11, whole genome shotgun sequence and encodes:
- the LOC100921186 gene encoding transmembrane protein 198 isoform X1, translating into MDQAPPSLTVTSDPRLFNQQLPEPPEPQCVLEPQDNPELGPALACALCCFFGVIYCCFGYRCFKAVMFLSGLLSGALVIFLLCHKERVLETQLSLEVSAGIALGIGLLCGLVTMLVRSVGLFLTGLLLGLTLGAGALLGTEPIYQPPSAWVPTGGLVGLALLGALLTLRWPRPFTVLGTALLGAAVLVGCADYFLEGLALGGRLGQRLQALPALPPLCWYSWALLGAWPALGALGALAQWRLTAEEHRGHDDAVLSHRLKGLQLLRIRQQEAKWQQNSGATASEGSYRRQVPHRARSPADSLAPSYLQSLRDRQLGPSTVGTPHHAILDIDSDCGSTVPLTIPTRSNQT
- the LOC100921186 gene encoding transmembrane protein 198 isoform X2, which codes for MDQAPPSLTVTSDPRLFNQQLPEPPEPQCVLEPQDNPELGPALACALCCFFGVIYCCFGYRCFKAVMFLSGLLSGALVIFLLCHKERVLETQLSLEVSAGIALGIGLLCGLVTMLVRSVGLFLTGLLLGLTLGAGALLGTEPIYQPPSAWVPTGGLVGLALLGALLTLRWPRPFTVLGTALLGAAVLVGCADYFLEGLALGGRLGQRLQALPALPPLCWYSWALLGAWPALGALGALAQWRLTAEEHRGHDDVLSHRLKGLQLLRIRQQEAKWQQNSGATASEGSYRRQVPHRARSPADSLAPSYLQSLRDRQLGPSTVGTPHHAILDIDSDCGSTVPLTIPTRSNQT